One genomic segment of Terriglobia bacterium includes these proteins:
- a CDS encoding cysteine dioxygenase family protein, with protein MVAICWEIGQGSSIHNHHQQNCWMAVPVGRLLVQNYRTLAENLAAGTCKIEPTDLQEMNPAQCCAVDPAQPVHKVSNPREFMQRAVSLHIYSKPFDSCVVYSEEQGTCGEIKLGYTTQYGKKS; from the coding sequence CTGGTTGCCATCTGCTGGGAAATCGGCCAGGGCAGCTCCATCCACAACCACCACCAGCAGAACTGCTGGATGGCCGTGCCCGTCGGACGCCTGCTGGTGCAGAACTACCGCACTCTCGCCGAAAACCTCGCCGCCGGAACCTGCAAAATCGAGCCGACCGACCTGCAAGAAATGAATCCCGCGCAGTGCTGCGCCGTCGATCCCGCCCAGCCGGTGCACAAGGTGTCCAACCCGCGCGAGTTCATGCAGCGCGCCGTCAGCCTGCACATCTACTCCAAGCCCTTCGACTCCTGCGTCGTCTATTCCGAGGAGCAGGGCACCTGCGGCGAAATCAAGCTCGGCTATACGACACAGTACGGGAAGAAATCCTAG